Proteins from a single region of Chrysemys picta bellii isolate R12L10 chromosome 25, ASM1138683v2, whole genome shotgun sequence:
- the SLC25A42 gene encoding mitochondrial coenzyme A transporter SLC25A42 codes for MGNGVKEGRVDLKQNGVEPIVPGHVLSEGSPEKRKVIHSLMSGALAGAVAKTAVAPLDRTKIIFQVSAKRFSAKEAYRLIYRTYLNDGFLSLWRGNSATMVRVIPYAAIQFCAHEEYKQLLGSYYGFHGKTLTPLPRFIAGSLAGTTAAMLTYPLDLVRARMAVTPKEMYSNILHVFIRISREEGLKTLYRGFAPTILGVIPYAGLSFFTYESLKKLHADHSGRAQPYPLERLAFGACAGLIGQSASYPLDVVRRRMQTAGVTGHVYGSILPTMREIIREEGLIRGLYKGLSMNWVKGPIAVGISFTTFDLTQILLRKLQLGTNIER; via the exons ATGGGTAATGGTGTGAAGGAAGGTCGAGTGGATTTAAAACAGAATGGCGTGGAGCCAATTGTACCCGGCCATGTTCTATCTGAG gGGAGCCCGGAGAAAAGGAAAGTGATCCACTCCCTGATGTCTGGTGCATTGGCTGGTGCTGTTGCAAAAACAGCAGTGGCCCCGCTGGATAGGACAAAAATCATATTTCAAG tgtCTGCAAAAAGATTTTCTGCCAAG GAAGCCTATAGGCTGATCTACCGCACCTACCTCAATGACGGCTTCTTGAGCCTGTGGCGCGGGAACTCTGCCACGATGGTCCGGGTGATCCCTTACGCTGCCATCCAGTTCTGTGCGCACGAAGAGTACAAGCAACTCCTGGGAAGCTACTACGGCTTTCATGGAAA AACATTGACTCCTTTACCCAGATTCATCGCTGGTTCGCTGGCAGGTACAACAGCTGCCATGTTAACCTACCCCTTGGACCTGGTGCGAGCCCGAATGGCTGTCACGCCGAAGGAGAT GTACAGCAATATCCTCCACGTCTTCATCCGAATCTCTCGGGAGGAGGGGCTGAAGACCTTGTACAGGGGCTTTGCGCCCACTATCCTTGGGGTGATCCCGTACGCCGGACTTAGCTTCTTCACCTACGAGTCGCTGAAGAAACTGCATGCAG atCACAGTGGGAGAGCCCAGCCGTACCCCCTGGAACGTCTCGCGTTTGGTGCCTGCGCAGGCTTGATTGGCCAGTCGGCCTCCTACCCTCTGGACGTGGTGCGTCGGCGAATGCAGACGGCCGGGGTCACGGGACATGTGTATGGTTCCATCCTGCCCACCATGCGAGAGATTATAAGAGAAGAAGGACTAATCCGAGGCTTGTACAAAGGACTCAGCATGAACTGGGTCAAAGGTCCAATCGCAGTGGGAATAAGTTTCACAACCTTTGACCTTACCCAGATCCTTCTCCGTAAATTACAGCTCGGCACTAATATTGAAAGGTAG